In Sodalis ligni, a single genomic region encodes these proteins:
- a CDS encoding LysE family translocator, whose protein sequence is MTDNLIALFAIGAAILFGAMSPGASFLLVARTAMSSSRRAAIYVAVGMGCGALVFAVIALAGLHALLTLVPSLYTALKIAGGCYLLWLALKMFRRPSNRLIDSASVGKMSSLRAFTTGIITQISNPHTALVFASIFSAALTTNIRPAMYIILPLMAFAIDILWYAVVAVLLSTDRPRQAYVKYRKFIDKLSGGIMAWLGIRLLLK, encoded by the coding sequence ATGACAGATAATTTGATCGCACTATTTGCTATTGGGGCCGCCATTCTTTTTGGCGCGATGAGCCCAGGAGCCAGTTTCCTTCTCGTTGCCCGTACGGCTATGTCCAGCTCGCGACGGGCGGCAATATACGTGGCGGTAGGTATGGGATGCGGCGCGCTTGTCTTCGCCGTTATAGCGCTGGCGGGCTTGCATGCTCTACTGACTTTAGTTCCGTCACTCTATACAGCTTTAAAAATTGCTGGCGGCTGTTATCTTTTATGGCTTGCTTTGAAAATGTTTCGACGTCCTTCAAACAGACTTATTGATTCGGCCAGTGTAGGGAAAATGAGCTCTTTAAGAGCTTTTACGACAGGCATAATTACACAAATTAGCAATCCCCACACGGCGCTGGTATTTGCCAGTATTTTTTCCGCAGCACTTACAACGAATATACGACCCGCCATGTATATTATTTTGCCCTTAATGGCGTTCGCTATTGATATACTCTGGTACGCAGTTGTCGCAGTTTTGTTATCAACCGATAGACCACGCCAGGCTTATGTTAAGTATCGTAAATTCATAGACAAATTAAGCGGAGGGATAATGGCCTGGCTGGGAATACGGTTGCTGTTAAAGTAA
- a CDS encoding VOC family protein: protein MRTQKRCMGYVAVVIDDYDRAIEYYTDKLGFTLVEDTPQPGKRWVVVTPNPESDCNILLARASNERQGGFIGNQCGGRVFLFLQTDDFWRDYNAMKAKGVYFCQEPREEEYGTVVVFEDLYGNRWDLYQNTQN, encoded by the coding sequence ATGAGAACGCAAAAGCGATGCATGGGGTACGTGGCCGTGGTGATCGACGACTACGACCGCGCGATTGAGTATTACACGGACAAGCTAGGCTTTACCCTAGTTGAGGATACGCCACAGCCGGGGAAACGCTGGGTGGTGGTCACCCCGAATCCGGAAAGCGACTGCAATATTCTCCTGGCCCGCGCCTCAAATGAGAGGCAGGGAGGCTTTATCGGCAATCAGTGCGGCGGCAGGGTATTCCTGTTCCTGCAGACCGACGATTTCTGGCGCGACTACAATGCCATGAAGGCGAAAGGGGTTTATTTCTGCCAGGAGCCGCGTGAGGAAGAGTATGGAACGGTGGTTGTGTTTGAAGACCTCTATGGCAACCGCTGGGATCTCTACCAGAACACGCAGAACTGA
- a CDS encoding virB8 family protein: MSDTENIIASSRNFETVILEKDARARKIAWLMAAVGFILAAMAIAALIILLPLKTTDIELWSVDKQTGRYDYMTRIKERDISTEDALAHSLAAHYVRLREGYNYFSLQRDYDDVQLFNSDSVNKGYLDGYNSDQAPDVIFNKAEYVVYIDIISNVHASATAPDHLATLRIRRTIRRIADNSVKTDVWNIRLTYRYLPRKQLTDSQREVNPLGFIVTSYQRDKELRTE, from the coding sequence ATGTCTGACACCGAAAACATCATTGCATCGTCCCGAAATTTTGAAACCGTCATTCTGGAAAAGGATGCGCGAGCCAGGAAAATCGCCTGGTTGATGGCGGCGGTCGGCTTTATTCTTGCCGCGATGGCCATTGCGGCCCTGATTATCCTGCTGCCGCTAAAAACCACCGACATTGAGTTATGGTCCGTGGATAAACAGACCGGTCGCTATGACTATATGACCCGCATTAAAGAGCGGGATATTTCGACGGAAGACGCCCTTGCGCATTCGTTAGCAGCGCATTACGTCAGACTGCGCGAAGGGTATAACTATTTTTCGCTCCAGCGCGATTATGACGATGTGCAGTTATTTAACAGCGACAGCGTGAATAAAGGGTATCTGGACGGGTATAACAGCGACCAGGCACCGGATGTCATTTTCAATAAAGCGGAATATGTCGTATATATTGACATTATTTCGAACGTCCACGCCTCCGCCACAGCGCCCGACCATCTGGCGACATTGCGCATCCGGCGAACCATTCGCCGCATTGCGGATAACTCGGTCAAAACCGATGTCTGGAATATCCGCCTGACGTATCGCTACCTCCCACGCAAACAACTCACCGACAGCCAGCGCGAAGTGAACCCGCTGGGCTTCATCGTCACCAGCTACCAGCGCGATAAAGAACTGAGGACTGAATGA
- the virB9 gene encoding P-type conjugative transfer protein VirB9, with protein sequence MMLKKSLGLTLILASYVASGAAIPRGSTWDSRMQNVTYNSQNATVVNTRPGYVTTLLFDDDEEVIDAQAGFPKGWTVTKSDNRVGVSPNPITQPVTDASGNNVSQVFLPTAKDWKTNLFVVTSKRDYSLELNVLDNDSPSQAFVIRYHYPDEARRQSDAASATRLKMLRETQEKQQIATAFKQATTPRNWRYTKRVAAGSASIAPDFTYDDGRFTYIGFSPVKILPSPFLIVNGQEQAVTPRIVSQGNYTVMVVRALSPRLVLRYGNAVVGIENAAYGQATVASGDTVSPAVTLEAK encoded by the coding sequence ATGATGCTGAAAAAAAGCCTGGGCCTTACCCTTATCCTGGCGTCATACGTGGCCTCGGGGGCCGCCATACCGCGTGGAAGTACCTGGGACAGCCGGATGCAGAACGTCACTTATAACAGCCAGAACGCCACGGTCGTCAACACCCGCCCCGGCTACGTCACCACGCTGCTGTTCGACGATGATGAAGAAGTTATTGATGCGCAGGCGGGCTTTCCCAAAGGCTGGACGGTCACGAAAAGTGATAACCGGGTGGGCGTCAGCCCGAACCCCATTACCCAGCCAGTGACGGACGCCAGCGGCAATAACGTCAGTCAGGTTTTTCTGCCGACCGCGAAAGACTGGAAAACCAATCTCTTTGTCGTGACGTCAAAACGCGATTACAGCCTGGAGCTGAACGTGCTGGATAACGACTCGCCCTCGCAGGCTTTCGTTATCCGCTATCACTATCCGGATGAGGCCCGCCGGCAATCAGACGCTGCCAGCGCGACCCGTCTGAAAATGCTGCGCGAAACACAGGAAAAACAGCAGATAGCAACGGCATTCAAACAAGCCACCACACCACGCAACTGGCGCTATACCAAACGGGTGGCGGCAGGCTCGGCGTCCATAGCGCCGGACTTCACTTACGATGATGGCCGCTTTACCTATATCGGTTTTTCACCGGTCAAAATCCTGCCATCTCCCTTCCTGATCGTTAACGGTCAGGAACAAGCGGTTACGCCCCGAATTGTCAGCCAGGGCAATTACACCGTGATGGTGGTACGGGCGTTGTCGCCGCGCCTGGTACTGCGCTACGGCAATGCCGTGGTCGGGATTGAAAATGCGGCATACGGGCAAGCCACGGTCGCCAGTGGCGACACCGTGTCACCCGCCGTCACGCTGGAGGCCAAATGA
- the virB10 gene encoding VirB10/TraB/TrbI family type IV secretion system protein: protein MTDPSFPEATEKTTAELETDARARARLAMASPESEQQTPPGQPEVTRFRKTSGRRTLLVCLVSLALLIALALGGDRLLGALKKGDEKEADAAPPPSTSAGQHARTNLGMDSNPFGLFGQNTPETTADKGQAQTAAPPSPPGPPTLNKATALADGLSNATGTAQSGNARTTRIEPRDSAGATGGKAIVSDTRGDNDSPGVAKVTGVRRLNLDPDLYLPVDRYIPCSMMRRFVSDVGGAISCLISEDVYSASNHVKLLPAGTVARGMYRAGVLQHGRSRMFVIWTELRTPEPGSLQIPLTDTGGTGPLGESGISGWIDTHFWARFGNALMLSTVQDVASAAADSAPGKDRNTDYTENTRAAASEMAKTTLENSINIPPTMYLNQGDAISIMTGTDIDFSSVYQLRMKQRGVYDN, encoded by the coding sequence ATGACAGACCCATCCTTCCCTGAAGCAACGGAAAAAACCACGGCAGAACTGGAAACAGATGCCCGAGCGCGCGCCCGGTTAGCGATGGCAAGCCCGGAGTCGGAACAACAAACGCCGCCCGGTCAGCCCGAAGTGACCCGCTTTCGAAAAACATCCGGTCGCCGGACGCTGCTGGTCTGCCTGGTTAGCCTGGCCTTACTGATTGCACTGGCACTCGGCGGCGATCGCTTGCTCGGGGCGCTGAAAAAAGGTGATGAAAAGGAAGCCGATGCCGCGCCACCGCCTTCGACTAGCGCGGGACAACATGCACGTACCAATCTCGGCATGGACAGCAATCCGTTCGGTCTGTTCGGACAGAACACGCCGGAAACGACGGCGGACAAGGGCCAGGCGCAAACCGCCGCGCCTCCCTCACCACCGGGACCACCCACGTTGAACAAGGCGACGGCGCTGGCTGACGGGCTGAGCAACGCCACCGGTACAGCGCAGAGTGGCAATGCACGGACCACCCGAATCGAACCGCGCGACAGCGCGGGAGCGACCGGCGGTAAGGCAATCGTATCCGATACCCGTGGCGACAATGACAGTCCGGGGGTGGCTAAGGTCACCGGCGTCAGGCGACTGAACCTCGATCCTGATCTCTATCTCCCGGTTGACCGCTATATCCCCTGCTCAATGATGCGGCGTTTTGTCTCCGATGTGGGCGGTGCGATTTCCTGCCTTATCAGCGAGGATGTCTACAGCGCCAGCAACCATGTGAAGCTGCTCCCGGCGGGCACCGTCGCCAGGGGCATGTACCGCGCAGGGGTGTTGCAACATGGACGCAGCAGGATGTTTGTCATCTGGACGGAGTTACGCACGCCGGAACCCGGCAGCCTGCAAATTCCGCTCACGGATACCGGGGGCACCGGCCCGCTGGGTGAATCGGGTATTTCGGGCTGGATTGATACCCATTTCTGGGCGCGTTTCGGTAATGCCCTGATGCTGAGCACCGTGCAGGATGTGGCTTCGGCAGCGGCGGATTCAGCACCGGGAAAAGACCGCAACACCGACTATACCGAAAACACTCGTGCAGCCGCGTCGGAAATGGCGAAAACGACGCTGGAGAACAGCATCAATATTCCGCCCACGATGTATCTGAACCAGGGCGACGCTATCAGCATCATGACCGGGACAGATATTGATTTTTCCTCCGTCTATCAACTGCGCATGAAACAGAGAGGGGTATATGACAACTGA
- the virB11 gene encoding P-type DNA transfer ATPase VirB11, with protein MTTENLSLDFMKNQLFGDFLPLEDLTEIAINRPGEIHTKIRGKWQRHDAPVTLRQCHAFAKALASWNEDNVDDTSPILSATLGSGERIQAIIPPACERDTVSITLRKPSFEQKTHQSWIDAGFYNRVTGKERTESKDDELARYYNSGDIPRFIEKAVEYGRTIFIVGETGSGKTTYMKTLLHYIPQHLRLITIEDNPEIRFYHHANYVHLFYPADAGDDAIVTPGRLIRANYRMNPDRILLAEIRGREAWDALKIVGSGHEGLITSMHAGSPQDCIEGIIDRCFENPDCQNIPFAVLLRKVLKSVDIIVSIDIHGDIRRMGDIYYKYLHLDKMKETFNDAND; from the coding sequence ATGACAACTGAAAACCTGTCTCTTGATTTTATGAAAAATCAGCTGTTCGGTGATTTCCTGCCGCTGGAAGATCTGACCGAGATCGCCATTAACCGCCCCGGCGAGATCCACACCAAAATTCGCGGAAAATGGCAACGGCACGACGCCCCGGTCACGCTGCGTCAGTGTCATGCATTTGCCAAAGCGCTGGCTTCATGGAATGAGGACAACGTGGATGATACGTCGCCCATTCTTTCCGCCACGCTGGGTTCCGGTGAGCGTATCCAGGCCATTATTCCCCCGGCCTGTGAGCGGGATACGGTTTCCATTACGCTGCGCAAACCGTCATTCGAACAGAAAACGCATCAGTCCTGGATTGATGCCGGTTTTTATAACCGGGTGACGGGTAAGGAGCGAACTGAAAGCAAGGACGATGAATTAGCCCGATATTATAACAGCGGGGATATCCCCCGCTTTATTGAAAAGGCCGTTGAGTATGGCAGGACAATATTCATTGTGGGGGAAACGGGCTCCGGCAAAACTACCTACATGAAAACACTGCTGCATTATATTCCTCAACACCTGAGACTCATCACCATTGAAGACAACCCCGAAATCCGGTTTTACCACCACGCCAACTATGTTCATCTATTTTATCCGGCGGACGCCGGAGATGATGCCATCGTCACACCCGGCAGGCTTATCCGGGCTAATTACCGGATGAACCCGGACCGCATTTTGCTGGCGGAAATTCGTGGTCGGGAAGCCTGGGACGCGCTGAAAATCGTCGGCTCCGGTCATGAGGGACTTATCACCTCGATGCATGCGGGCAGTCCGCAAGATTGTATTGAAGGCATTATTGACCGTTGCTTTGAGAATCCCGATTGCCAGAATATCCCGTTTGCGGTGCTGCTGCGCAAGGTGCTTAAAAGCGTCGATATTATCGTCAGTATTGATATTCACGGCGATATCCGCCGGATGGGTGATATCTATTACAAATATCTTCACCTGGATAAAATGAAGGAGACCTTCAACGATGCGAACGATTGA
- a CDS encoding cag pathogenicity island Cag12 family protein: protein MRTIDLFLTSAVVVMFSGCSSPPEPVQPEWDKPGVEMNTSLPQWSENRVILPSPTVDGHWSINMAFNPDAVYPSNLWYAVVHSNQVIVNAPDGERYFRAKAWLRKNGYSSVITFLPKLNNCLTCNTTEIEFYR, encoded by the coding sequence ATGCGAACGATTGACCTGTTTTTAACCAGCGCGGTAGTGGTTATGTTTTCTGGCTGTTCATCCCCACCGGAGCCCGTTCAGCCCGAATGGGATAAACCCGGCGTGGAAATGAATACAAGTCTTCCACAGTGGTCAGAGAACCGGGTTATTTTGCCGTCTCCCACAGTCGATGGCCACTGGTCAATAAACATGGCCTTCAACCCTGATGCGGTTTACCCGTCCAATCTCTGGTATGCCGTTGTCCATTCCAATCAGGTTATCGTTAACGCACCGGATGGTGAACGTTATTTCAGGGCAAAGGCCTGGCTACGAAAAAACGGTTACTCCAGCGTCATTACCTTCCTGCCGAAACTGAATAATTGCCTGACCTGTAATACAACAGAAATTGAGTTTTATCGGTAA
- a CDS encoding TrbM/KikA/MpfK family conjugal transfer protein gives MKSIMLPAFFLCIAPVLPSTAMAADACEVVLCMYGKTTGNDGGKECSSAERSFFNIVKKNKHGFLPSHTADAREAFLLECASADPAIINQIIGKYGRLRG, from the coding sequence ATGAAATCGATCATGCTGCCTGCATTTTTTCTCTGTATTGCTCCGGTATTGCCATCCACTGCGATGGCTGCCGATGCCTGTGAAGTCGTTTTATGTATGTACGGTAAAACGACGGGTAATGACGGAGGAAAAGAATGCAGCTCTGCTGAACGTTCGTTCTTTAATATCGTGAAAAAGAACAAACACGGTTTTCTACCCAGTCATACAGCCGATGCCCGTGAAGCCTTTTTGCTCGAATGTGCATCAGCGGACCCGGCGATTATCAACCAGATCATTGGCAAATATGGCCGTCTGCGCGGTTAA
- a CDS encoding LysR family transcriptional regulator encodes MDHWDELRMFLAVAEGGTVRAAADALGVNHATIIRGIGRLENKLNSKLFEKLATGYRLTDAGTDIVELAGQMATASSEIEARVFGRDQRVSGPLRFTLPISLATDLLMPTLAGFMHAYPDIALEIIASGTIANLGNREADVALRVVTGDTTPPGNLYGMKLCEFYTGYYGHLTLFAAPSGSIPWLLGPGEAVPSEWQPEGGIRMTATPIRFAEMRSQFEAARAAMGITLLPCFLGDADPVLARVPGGPVARIGDVWLLTHGETRQTKRVRLLCEYIRTAMQDYAGRMAGRPDII; translated from the coding sequence ATGGACCACTGGGATGAACTTCGCATGTTTCTTGCCGTGGCGGAAGGCGGGACGGTACGCGCGGCCGCTGACGCATTGGGCGTTAACCACGCCACCATCATTCGCGGCATTGGTCGGCTGGAAAACAAGCTGAATAGCAAGCTGTTTGAAAAGCTGGCAACCGGCTACCGGCTGACGGACGCGGGCACCGACATCGTCGAACTTGCCGGGCAGATGGCGACAGCGTCATCTGAGATTGAAGCAAGAGTTTTCGGCAGGGATCAGCGTGTTTCCGGGCCTTTGAGGTTTACGCTCCCCATATCTCTTGCAACCGACCTGCTTATGCCCACGCTGGCGGGTTTTATGCATGCTTACCCTGATATTGCGCTGGAGATTATCGCGTCGGGCACCATCGCCAATCTGGGCAACCGTGAGGCGGATGTCGCGCTTCGCGTGGTCACAGGGGATACCACACCGCCAGGCAATCTTTACGGCATGAAACTGTGTGAGTTTTATACAGGCTACTATGGCCATTTAACTCTTTTCGCGGCCCCTTCAGGGTCTATACCCTGGTTGCTGGGACCCGGCGAGGCCGTTCCGTCCGAATGGCAGCCTGAAGGGGGGATCAGGATGACAGCCACGCCAATCCGCTTCGCGGAAATGCGCTCTCAGTTTGAGGCGGCGCGCGCGGCCATGGGTATCACGCTTCTGCCCTGTTTTCTCGGCGATGCCGATCCGGTGCTCGCCCGCGTACCCGGCGGACCGGTCGCACGCATTGGCGATGTCTGGCTGCTGACCCACGGTGAAACACGACAGACGAAGCGCGTGCGGCTTCTCTGCGAATATATCCGCACTGCGATGCAGGACTACGCTGGTAGGATGGCAGGACGGCCCGATATTATCTGA
- a CDS encoding SDR family NAD(P)-dependent oxidoreductase, with protein sequence MGKLDSKIAVVTGGSSGIGYAIARRFIQEGATVYIAGRRLAELEAAAAKLGKQAKAIQTDIASPDSLDRLFTTVQEQEGGLDILVANAGVIASAAIGEVTEQHFDQMFDINVRGTFFTLQRALPAMREGGSIILVSSCLATKGLPGHSVYNATKAAVRSLVRTAAAELKARHIRVNTLSPGPVDTPIIDAQVGTPQEAEAFRQQAAALVPLGRIGQPDELAAAALFLASDESSFSTGTDLVVDGGMTQL encoded by the coding sequence ATGGGCAAACTGGACTCTAAAATTGCTGTTGTGACCGGCGGCTCCAGCGGGATCGGTTATGCGATCGCCAGGCGCTTCATCCAGGAAGGGGCGACGGTTTATATCGCTGGCCGCAGACTGGCTGAGCTTGAAGCGGCGGCGGCGAAGCTGGGTAAACAGGCGAAAGCGATCCAGACCGACATCGCCTCCCCCGACAGTCTGGACCGGCTGTTTACCACGGTGCAAGAACAGGAAGGCGGGCTTGACATCCTCGTTGCCAATGCCGGTGTCATTGCATCGGCGGCAATCGGTGAAGTGACGGAGCAGCATTTTGACCAGATGTTCGACATCAACGTTAGAGGCACGTTCTTTACCCTGCAGAGAGCGCTTCCGGCGATGCGCGAAGGGGGTTCGATTATTCTCGTTTCATCCTGTCTGGCGACAAAAGGACTGCCGGGCCACAGCGTCTACAATGCCACCAAGGCCGCGGTGCGCTCCCTGGTACGGACCGCCGCGGCGGAACTGAAAGCACGGCATATCCGGGTGAACACCCTAAGCCCCGGCCCTGTGGATACGCCTATTATCGACGCGCAGGTCGGTACGCCGCAGGAGGCCGAAGCCTTTCGTCAACAGGCCGCAGCCCTGGTACCTCTCGGGCGTATAGGACAGCCGGATGAACTGGCCGCCGCCGCTCTTTTTCTCGCCTCAGACGAAAGTAGTTTTTCCACCGGAACCGATCTTGTCGTCGACGGCGGCATGACACAGTTGTAA
- a CDS encoding SDR family NAD(P)-dependent oxidoreductase — protein sequence MKRLAGKTAIVTGASKGIGAGIARELARQGARVVVNYASDRSGADKVVAAIEAEGGQAVAAQASVAIAADVKRLFAETTRAYGKLDILVNNAAVYVPTPLEAITIDEFHRQFNTNVLGVIQTIQAAANHFSESGGAIVNIGSIDSCRAVPGMAVYSATKGALDALTRVLAAELGSRGIRVNTLAPGGTHTEGIISAGFIGSPFETDMIERTPLGRLGQPQDIAKVAAFLASDDAAWITGDRLVASGGFYG from the coding sequence ATGAAAAGACTGGCAGGAAAAACGGCTATTGTTACCGGTGCTTCAAAAGGGATCGGCGCGGGTATCGCCCGGGAACTGGCGCGCCAGGGGGCGCGGGTGGTGGTGAACTATGCGTCCGATCGTAGCGGAGCCGATAAGGTTGTCGCAGCCATTGAGGCAGAAGGCGGGCAGGCGGTTGCCGCCCAGGCCAGCGTAGCAATCGCGGCGGATGTAAAGCGGCTGTTTGCCGAAACCACGCGCGCATACGGGAAACTCGATATTCTTGTGAACAACGCCGCAGTCTACGTCCCGACGCCCCTTGAGGCCATCACGATTGATGAGTTTCACCGCCAGTTCAACACCAACGTTCTGGGCGTCATCCAGACCATTCAGGCAGCGGCGAATCACTTCAGCGAATCCGGAGGCGCCATCGTCAATATCGGCTCCATCGACAGCTGTCGCGCCGTACCGGGAATGGCAGTCTACTCCGCTACCAAAGGTGCCTTGGATGCTCTGACCAGGGTGCTTGCAGCTGAACTTGGTTCACGAGGCATCAGAGTAAATACCCTGGCTCCCGGAGGGACCCATACCGAAGGCATTATCAGCGCCGGATTTATTGGCAGCCCGTTCGAAACTGACATGATCGAACGCACGCCACTTGGTAGGCTGGGCCAGCCGCAGGATATTGCGAAGGTGGCGGCATTTCTGGCTTCGGACGACGCGGCCTGGATCACAGGTGATCGCCTTGTGGCCTCCGGTGGGTTCTACGGTTGA
- the mobC gene encoding MobC family replication-relaxation protein, whose product MLIATHSDRTARNSEKIKRLLNFLKEETYSDFKTLMLLFGFRDHKSLYSLLSKVEGMGLIQKHVLESRTMKVSLWGITSDGLAVVLTPDDAIFPARFEPSKVTGWTLEHHFDNQVARIILEKKGATGWINGDHTTFLNRYQVSHRPDGLITLPGGTVIAIETERRLKTKARYQSIIASHLLARTNKYWIYVFYIVPDPQKKRAIELLFDSIKHVIVNHQHIPLEARHRHVFRVYTLAELHQLELHHYA is encoded by the coding sequence ATGCTTATCGCCACACATAGCGATCGCACCGCACGCAACAGCGAGAAAATAAAAAGACTGCTGAATTTCCTGAAAGAAGAAACCTACAGCGACTTTAAAACGCTGATGCTGCTTTTCGGATTCAGGGATCACAAGTCACTCTATTCGCTACTGTCAAAAGTCGAGGGAATGGGGTTAATACAAAAACATGTGCTGGAATCGCGGACGATGAAAGTTTCATTGTGGGGAATAACCAGTGACGGACTGGCCGTCGTTTTAACTCCCGATGATGCCATTTTCCCGGCGCGGTTTGAGCCATCAAAAGTTACCGGCTGGACGCTGGAGCATCACTTTGATAATCAGGTGGCCCGGATCATCCTTGAGAAAAAAGGCGCTACCGGATGGATAAACGGTGATCATACGACCTTCCTCAACCGCTATCAGGTCAGTCACCGTCCGGACGGGCTGATCACCCTCCCCGGCGGAACCGTCATAGCCATTGAGACTGAGCGCCGTCTAAAAACCAAAGCCCGTTACCAATCGATCATCGCCAGCCATTTACTAGCCCGGACCAATAAATACTGGATTTACGTTTTTTATATCGTACCCGACCCGCAGAAAAAACGCGCCATTGAACTGCTGTTCGACAGCATAAAACACGTCATCGTTAACCATCAGCATATCCCGCTGGAAGCGCGTCACCGTCATGTTTTCCGTGTCTATACCCTCGCCGAACTGCACCAACTGGAGCTGCATCACTACGCTTAA
- the ccdA gene encoding type II toxin-antitoxin system antitoxin CcdA produces MKHRVSVTVDKDNYQVLNAAGVNISGLVNEVIGKEARRIKAEEWKKENHEGMEEVARFIAQNGSFADENRNW; encoded by the coding sequence ATGAAACACAGAGTCAGCGTTACCGTGGACAAAGACAATTATCAGGTTCTGAATGCTGCCGGCGTCAATATTTCTGGTCTGGTGAATGAAGTCATCGGCAAGGAAGCCCGTCGCATAAAGGCTGAGGAATGGAAGAAAGAGAACCACGAAGGGATGGAAGAAGTCGCCAGATTCATCGCACAGAATGGCTCTTTCGCCGATGAAAACAGGAACTGGTGA
- the ccdB gene encoding type II toxin-antitoxin system toxin CcdB: MQFTVYQYKRASHYKMFVDVQSDIVDTPGRRMVIPLIESHHLSEKVNKTLFPLIRIDDENYRLMTTELSSVSVEVIGEIIADVSHCADEIKNAINLMFWGV, from the coding sequence ATGCAATTCACTGTTTATCAGTATAAGCGGGCAAGCCATTACAAAATGTTTGTCGATGTGCAAAGTGATATTGTCGATACGCCAGGGCGGCGAATGGTCATCCCGCTGATAGAATCGCATCACCTGTCTGAAAAAGTGAATAAAACCTTGTTCCCCCTGATCCGCATCGACGACGAAAATTACCGTCTGATGACAACTGAATTATCAAGCGTTTCCGTTGAGGTCATCGGTGAAATTATCGCGGATGTAAGCCATTGTGCCGATGAAATCAAAAATGCTATCAATCTCATGTTCTGGGGTGTTTAA
- a CDS encoding ArdC family protein, translating to MSISLHTQTSAPNTAAATSVSPLEQSGSSKTKFSKVRTDIYQTVTDSIITALEAGVKPWTCPWQRVAGMSGLPSNYATGAAYSGMNIMLLWCSASKQGFNDSRWMTYKQAQAARGQVRKGERGTTAIFYSTLEKENDEGGIEHIPMLKTFTVFNVVQIDGLPLATEPGNLAETFDALPQAENLFRSSGANIIEKGQNAFFRPLTDEIWLPERRLFSNSANFYATGLHELVHWSGAKNRLNREMKGRFGSEDYAFEELCAELGSAFLMADLGIVGEVQHESYIASWLKALKNDKRYIFKAASAASKAHRYLMEKV from the coding sequence ATGTCCATTTCCCTGCATACCCAGACCAGCGCCCCTAACACCGCAGCGGCAACCAGCGTATCCCCGCTGGAGCAGTCAGGCTCCTCAAAAACGAAATTTTCCAAAGTCAGAACCGATATTTATCAGACCGTCACCGACAGCATCATTACGGCACTGGAAGCTGGTGTTAAACCATGGACGTGCCCGTGGCAGCGCGTAGCGGGTATGTCCGGCTTGCCTTCTAATTACGCCACCGGTGCAGCTTATAGCGGGATGAATATCATGCTGTTGTGGTGCAGTGCTTCAAAACAGGGATTCAATGATTCCCGCTGGATGACATACAAACAGGCGCAAGCGGCAAGGGGGCAGGTTCGCAAGGGAGAGCGCGGCACGACAGCCATTTTCTACTCGACCCTTGAGAAGGAAAACGACGAAGGCGGGATCGAACATATTCCGATGCTGAAAACGTTCACGGTGTTTAATGTTGTACAGATTGACGGCCTGCCCCTGGCGACTGAGCCGGGCAATTTAGCAGAGACGTTTGATGCGCTGCCACAGGCTGAAAACCTGTTCCGGAGCAGTGGCGCAAACATCATCGAGAAAGGACAAAACGCCTTTTTCAGGCCGTTAACCGATGAGATCTGGCTGCCGGAGCGCCGCCTTTTTTCTAATTCTGCTAATTTTTATGCCACTGGTTTGCATGAACTTGTCCATTGGAGCGGTGCAAAAAATCGTCTGAACCGTGAAATGAAAGGGAGGTTTGGCAGTGAGGATTATGCATTTGAAGAGTTGTGCGCCGAGCTGGGAAGCGCTTTTCTGATGGCTGATTTAGGGATTGTTGGCGAGGTTCAGCATGAGAGCTACATCGCTTCATGGCTGAAGGCGTTGAAAAACGACAAACGCTATATTTTCAAAGCCGCCAGCGCGGCATCGAAAGCGCATCGTTATTTGATGGAGAAGGTTTGA